The Fusarium fujikuroi IMI 58289 draft genome, chromosome FFUJ_chr01 sequence GCCTATGCCTCCGAAGTTCTTCCCATGTCGCTTCGAGTTTACATGACCAGTTGGACCAACATGTGCTTCATCATTGGGCAGCTCATCTCTGCTGGCGTCAtggctggtcttgtcaaCACTCCTGCTCCTTGGGCGTATCGCATCCCCTTTGCCCTCCAGTGGTTCTGGCCTGTTATTCTGGTGCCTATTCTCTGCTTTGCTCCCGACACTCCCTGGCATCTTGTTCGAATTGGCCGACACGACGACGCCCTCAAGAGCCTCGCCCGACTCCGACCTAGTGCTACCGACGCTGAGCTCCGCGATGCTCTTGGCCTTATCGTTTATACCAATAGCCTCGAAGAGCAGCTTTCCGTCGGCACCTCATACCGTGACTGCTTCAAGGGCTTCGAGCTCCGACGAACCGAGATTGCCATCGTTGTCTTCGCTGGTCAGATTCTTTCTGGTCTCAACTTTGCATACAACTCGACCTACTTCTTCCAACAGATCGGCCTCGACTCCAACACTACCTACCATCTCAACGTTGGCGGAAACGGAATGGCCCTCTTTGCTACTTTGGTATCTTGGTTCTGTGTCATGCCTTACGTTGGAAGACGAACAGCCTACCTTTATGGTATGTTCACCATGGCCCTTGTCCTCTTCGTCATTGGCGCTCTCAACACCCGAACTGAGAACCATTCAATCGCCATGACCCAAGCTGTCCTCACTCTGGTCTGGACCTTTGTCTTCCAGTTATCTGCTGGTCAGCTTGGCTGGGCTCTTCCTGCAGAAATGGGCTCAACCAGACTCCGACAGAAGACTATCTGCCTCGCCCGCAACGGTTATGCCATCACTGGAGTTGTCGCCGGTGTTCTTCAGCCTTACTTCATGAACCCTACTCAGTGGAACCTTCGAGGTTATACCGGATTCATCTGGGGAAGCACTGctttcatcgtcttcgtctggGGTTACTTCCGTCTTCCTGAGACCCGAAACCGCACCTTTGAGGAGCTCGATATTCTCTTCGCCAAGGGTGTCTCAGCACGCAAGTTCAGCTCTTACAAGATTGACTCGTTCGAGGAGGCGGATAGCGCTGTTCACCAAACCGAGAAGGCTTGATCTTTGCAGCCTCTGGACTGTGTAGAATCTATCCTCGTGTCAGATTACGGAATGGGATTTGGATTGAAGGAGACGAAATTGGTGTAGCTTTGAGGTTGCCAATATGGATTATGATATTAGCCTAAATAACATGATTATTGCGCCACAAGAGCTTTTTTGCGTTCCTCAAGTGGCTAGTGACTGTCAGATCACTGCAGAATGACCTGAATTATACAGTCCATTATTCCTCAATATCTCTCTCTGTCATCTCATGTTCGCCTATCGTGATTCGAGGTCCTTCAAAGTTCTTTCTTCCATCCACAACCCACTGAATGGCTGATATGACCACGATGACACCAAATGCAACAACACAGTAGTTCATCGTAGTCCCACTAACAGGCAACGCTGGAGGGAATAGGAAGAGCACCGTAGTAACAATAGTGTACACTAATCCGATGATGTTTGTTGTCCATCCAAGCCAGTTGGGCAGCTTGAAGGCTCCTTCTGGCAATTGAGTCCGGCCACTCGCAAGGTGCAGAGCGATGGGAATGCCATAACTGAGACCAAGAGCAACCACAGAAGATGCGACGATAGCATTAAAGGCGACAGTAGAACCGAGGTAGATGCAGCCAAAGATGACCACAATCACAACATTGAGATACAGGGCATTCATGGGTACACCGAGCTTGGGGTGAACCTTCCACCAGATGCGCGATGCTGGGAGTCCACCGTCTCTTGCGAACGCAAACATCATACGTGAAGAAGTGGTCATGACTGCGATGGCAGCAAATACCAAGCAGAGGAGAGGAAACATGAGCAAGCAAATGGCTCCGActttgctgttggtggcCAAGTAGAAGATCTCAAGCAGGGGACCGGCTGTTGATCCAATGATGGTATCGGCGTTCTTGATACCGCCAGATACGAATAGAACCACAATGAGAAACAAGAATCCAGTTGAGATGCCGATGTACTGACAGTACAGCATAATCTTAGGCCCCTCGCTGGCTGCATTGGGAATTTCTTCAATCATGTGAGCAACGGCATCAAACCCTGTAAGTCCAAGTCCTCCCTGCAAGAGACCAAGGAGCCAGGCGATACCATCTGGCCAGCCAGTTGTGTTGATAAAGGTAGCGAATACGTAGTCAGCCGTAGCATATTCGGGCGCAGCACACGCAAGCACTGTAATGGAGATAATGAAGAAACCGGCGATACTCCATACAAGGGCAAGGCCATTGATGCGAGGGAGGAGCGAATGAAGAAAAGCGTTGGTTGCGAAGGCGATAAAGGCGATACCGAGATAGATGAGGAATTGGTGCCATCTCTGGAACTCGTAGCTGGGGTTTTGgagagagatgatgttgatgatgagagtgcTCGACAAAGAACAATTCGTCGCGACCAGACAGGCCCAGCCGCTGAGGTTGATCCAACCCGTGATCCAAGACAGTGGGATCTTCAAAGACTTGGGGGCAATGGTGGCAACCCAATGATACTGCCCACCAGAAGTTGGCTGTGCTGACAGAAATTCAGCTAGACTTGCAGCAAGTGAGAGATTGCAGATACCAGCTGTGACCAGTCCCCAGATAACAGCGACAGGTCCTCCTGATGGTAGAGCGAGCGAAAGCGATGCTGCAAGAGCAGTCCaagagttgaggatggcaaaaGCTAAACCCAGCATTGTCCAACGACTGAAGTTGCGCTTGAAGGACTGGGAATGGCCCAGCTGAGCGAGTTGGTAGTCATCGAGATTGGTGGTCGGTTTGACATCCATGGTATCAGATACGCCAAGAAGATAAAATGGATGAGATATCTGCGAAGGATGGATAGAATCCCTGGGAACTGTCCCGATTATAAACCTCTGGTCCATCCATTCCGGCCATAACGGTTCCAGCACATGCTGTCAGACCAACAGCCATCAATATCGGCCGAAGCTAACTCGATTTAATCGCGGGGAAGAAATCCTCCAATCTCATTCGATGAACCAACAGGATTTCCGTTTACACCCTCCGACTACGCTCCGTTTTCACAGGATAAGGATCCACCGTTATCATTCCCGTGCGGAGAACCCTGGCCAGACCGAAAGCTTCTGATCATGGTTTGGAGATAAGACGCTGAGATGCTGACACTTGATTCGTTCAATTGTCTCGCCGTCGAAAAGTTGCTAGTTAACTGCTCGAAACGGTAAGAGATTAGGCCACCCTTGACAGCTGCACGTCGGTGAGATTGATGATTATCGGGGATAATCTTGAGCGCTTTGGGAAGCTCGAGGGAGACGCAGTTATCCGGAATTAACCTGTATCGATTGAAGTATTGTCCGATTGGGCACGGGCATC is a genomic window containing:
- a CDS encoding choline permease encodes the protein MDVKPTTNLDDYQLAQLGHSQSFKRNFSRWTMLGLAFAILNSWTALAASLSLALPSGGPVAVIWGLVTAGICNLSLAASLAEFLSAQPTSGGQYHWVATIAPKSLKIPLSWITGWINLSGWACLVATNCSLSSTLIINIISLQNPSYEFQRWHQFLIYLGIAFIAFATNAFLHSLLPRINGLALVWSIAGFFIISITVLACAAPEYATADYVFATFINTTGWPDGIAWLLGLLQGGLGLTGFDAVAHMIEEIPNAASEGPKIMLYCQYIGISTGFLFLIVVLFVSGGIKNADTIIGSTAGPLLEIFYLATNSKVGAICLLMFPLLCLVFAAIAVMTTSSRMMFAFARDGGLPASRIWWKVHPKLGVPMNALYLNVVIVVIFGCIYLGSTVAFNAIVASSVVALGLSYGIPIALHLASGRTQLPEGAFKLPNWLGWTTNIIGLVYTIVTTVLFLFPPALPVSGTTMNYCVVAFGVIVVISAIQWVVDGRKNFEGPRITIGEHEMTERDIEE
- a CDS encoding probable alpha-glucoside transport protein, with amino-acid sequence MGKEIINPSVSHAESYDVEASVAKTVGHDTTDQARLGAQAEHDLHPLEAVRKYPWTVVWCLVVSMCVIMEGYDTNLLSNFYAYPAFAKKYGHWNEETNNYQLSAPWQAGLGNAAGVGSFFGTLLNGYLVTKYGHIKVLIGSLISLSCFIFIVFFAPDTKVLLVGQILCGFPWGVFATTAPAYASEVLPMSLRVYMTSWTNMCFIIGQLISAGVMAGLVNTPAPWAYRIPFALQWFWPVILVPILCFAPDTPWHLVRIGRHDDALKSLARLRPSATDAELRDALGLIVYTNSLEEQLSVGTSYRDCFKGFELRRTEIAIVVFAGQILSGLNFAYNSTYFFQQIGLDSNTTYHLNVGGNGMALFATLVSWFCVMPYVGRRTAYLYGMFTMALVLFVIGALNTRTENHSIAMTQAVLTLVWTFVFQLSAGQLGWALPAEMGSTRLRQKTICLARNGYAITGVVAGVLQPYFMNPTQWNLRGYTGFIWGSTAFIVFVWGYFRLPETRNRTFEELDILFAKGVSARKFSSYKIDSFEEADSAVHQTEKA